In the Streptomyces spororaveus genome, TCACCCACAAGGAGATCGCGGACGCGACGAAGACGTCCGAGGTGCTGCTCTGCCTGAGCGCCGAGAGCCGCACCGTGGTCGACGAGCTGGTGGACGGGGCCCTGGCGGCCGGTGCCACCGAGCCCCGCCCCGCCCAGGACCACGGCGTCATGTACGGCCGTGCCTTCGACGACCTCGACGGTCACACCTGGGAGATCATGTGGATGGACCCGTCGGTGGTCCAGGGCTGATCACGCTCCCACCCCGCGGTCACGAGGTCACGCGGTCACGAGGTCACGGCGGTCCGTACCGGGTAGGTCCGCACTGCCGTCTCCTCGTCGTCCAGGCAGCGCCCCGACTCCAGGTCGAAACGCTGCTTCAGCAGCGGGGAGGCCACGAAGGGCCGGCCCCCCGCCGTCCCCACCAGCCCGCGCGAGAGCAC is a window encoding:
- a CDS encoding VOC family protein, yielding MSATMIFVNLPVKDLDASKAFWSKLGYSFNAQFTDENCASMVISDTIVAMLLTEARYKDFTHKEIADATKTSEVLLCLSAESRTVVDELVDGALAAGATEPRPAQDHGVMYGRAFDDLDGHTWEIMWMDPSVVQG